The sequence below is a genomic window from Acropora palmata chromosome 5, jaAcrPala1.3, whole genome shotgun sequence.
GCTCATGAGACATGATTCAACGGAAACTTCTATCATCTTCAATTAATTAATGTACAAAGCATTAGAAGTTTTATTTGTAAGTAGAAAAAAGTGCTAATTATGCTAGTTACAATGGAATGTACATTTCACGTGACAATGTGAGAATTTAAAGGATAGTTTTAGAAATTAACACGATGTCATTGTTGATTCAAAGAAGGTTGTTCTTTTTGAATAAGAAAAGCCTCTTTTAATGATGAAGTTGAGTACAATGCAACATTTGAAGAACATGGTTTAATGTTACCTGGCCATGACGAACAATTCTCTAACCATTCTTGCTCCTTCTCCAATAAACTTTTGCACCAGTTCTGATCCAGACACCCTGATAAAGGTACACTCTGTGTGATGAGCGACCGCCCGAGCAAGCAGTGTCTTCCCTGTGCCTGGTGGCCCATAGAGTAATACTCCCTACAACATTTGTGCAACATTAAATCAAATCTTATCAACGGTGGCATCCAAGAAAACCCTACATTATTGCATATTACAGAATCCACGTAATGCATCACGCACTTTATTTCACATTCATTTCCCATTGACCAAAGGCAGAGTTCTGACTAAAAAGGGTTAACATGAATAATCAAATCCTTTCAAGGTCTTCCTGAAGCAAGTTCAAGGattgaattgaaagaaattgaaattttggtGATGATCTCTGTTTACTAGCAATTGAATATTTTGTATGTTGGTGCGCAAAGCTAATAACATATACATGATTTTACATTCTATAACTGCTTGATTTACAGTACCAGTAAATCTAATAAAATAGGACACAATTACccagaaaacagcaaaactcCTCAACAATACCAACTTTGGAACACGAGACTGgagttttaattaaaaaattgtgTGGGTGAGTAAATGCTGGATTCCCAAAACATCCAGAAACAGCCACTATTGGCTAGCAGCTCCTTCAAACTTCTCCTGTGACAAATCCAGGCAACCAAACTATTAGCCCTCAAGAAGCAATAAAGCCGTGCACTTCTCACAGTGTCAAAGAGTGGGAAAGGGCAGAGAAAATTTATACCTTGAACCAGCATAAAATTTAGATTGCAATATGTttcaaataaggaaaacaatGCTTTCCCtgctcaaaacaaaaaccagaaaccaaaacaaaaaaaaaaaataaaacaaaaacaaaacaaaagactaaAACGTGCAACGGCTTGATCTTCAGTTATGTCAATTCCATTTTATTTCCCACCCTGGCTTTACAATGGTCATGGTCAATCATTATTTAATTCTCTCAATTTTGTTGACAGCAATTTAGAATGATCATACCTTTGGCTGATCAATTCCAAGGGCTTCAAACAGTTCAGGATGCTTGACAGGGAGTTCAATAACctaaaagaatgaaatgaatgcTACAGAACCAGTCTTCTAGTTGGGCTAAAATGAAGAGGCCATTCCACACTGTCATTTTCTGGTCCACCCTAGCATTTTCTAGCCCTCCTTTCCTTTCACAGGCCACCCTGCATTGTTTCTGTTGTCATTATCATAAAGTTGGCAGCAGTTTAAAACCGCTCCTAGAGACATACATATCAAGAAACCATGATATCTCCTGTGCAGAAAGATGCCCCATTGCTGTAAAGACTCACTATGTACAGTATATTAACTCTACAGTAATTTAGTTTGCCCTCAAACTGATAATGAGCAAGGGAAGTACtttcaaataagaaaatggtttgaacccagcagtaacataccttgattgaaaaagatcatctgggtgattggattcctgagaaggactgttgttagtgactgacatttcgacaacctgtgcagaagccatcttcactCTGAAGATGATTATtcactctgaagatggcttctgcacaggttgtcaaaacgtcagtcacttacaacagtccttctcaggactccaatcacccagatgatctttttcaatcaaagaaGCATTTTCATAGATTTTTTCTACATGGGGCCAAGATTTTACCAAtagaaaagagaaagagaaaatgcAAACTTAAAGAGGACGAAATTAGGCTTAGCATTGGTACTTGGCATTTCATTGATTGCTAATAATGGAATTCCAAGCAGACTAAGCAAATCCTTTTCTGAAAAAAGCTTTCATAAAAGGAGCAGGTGTAAGTTTCACAATAAGCAGTCACACCTCCTTAATTTCTTTGATCTGTTTGTCCAGCCCACCGACCATCTCATATGTGGAGTCTGGGACCTTTTCTACCATCATCAAGCTGACAAGAGGATCCACCTGAAAACACAGAGAATACAGTTACAAGACAAAGCTCAAGGAAATAAAACAGCCAGCCACTCTTCCCAATTCTCCTCAAGTTCAAGCACATAACTGGACGACCAAAATCTCTTATCCATACCAGAAGATTTAGAGCAATTTAATTGGCTCAAAGAAACTTAATTTTGAATTGCCAATTACAATGTGAATGAATACAAAGAATAGCTAGACTCAAAATTTGTCTCAAATTTATCTTGCCCATcagcagtgttctccctaagttttagctcagcaggtaagggaaaattcctgaccggtattttttagaagaacttatatagttttagtaaaccttcaagaggttgcaggggGTAATTATTAtcagaactgttgcttgagccagtaaattttaccggttaccgcctgataaggagaactcTGCATCAGGTCATGAAATTCTGCAGAACCATTTTAATATCGCTCCTGGTAATTATACTAAATACCACTACAAATAATCTACTGTAAactaatgataaaaaattgaaattattattaaaacctCAAGCTCATACcatagtaaaacaaaaatgctctGAATAGGCAAGACTGCAAATACATGTGTAATAAAAGGAACTGAAGTATGGGGGTATTCCGAGTAAAATCTCTAAAAGAAGAGTCGAGAATGAAGAGACCCAATCAAAAGGACATGGCACCAAGTCCAGGAATTGACATCAAAGCACAATGGAAGAGGGTACAGTAAGTACTCTGGcttagttttctttcttcaatgTGGTTCAATTAAATTTAGGTGAGGTTAAAGTTGAGGCAATGCTGGTCAGTAGTGACCACTCAGACTGACACGGGTATGACTCTTATCCAGGTAAAGAGTTCCCATGGATACCTCATTTGCTCTAATGATCACTTCACTTCTCCCAAGCTCAACCATTGATGAtgagtaaaataaataatgataattattattataataaataacttttaTCTTACTACAAAGGAACAAATTATGATTTTGCATGGCCTAAACATTGCTTGGCAAAAAAATGCAAGTAACCAATCACAGTTTGAGTGTCTAAGTTGTCACCTTGTTTGGAAGTATCTTATGAAGAGTGTAACTGTCATTTCTTAAAGCCACTCGGCAATTTGGTGTGACCTaatagacaaaacaaaacaatgcaataaaagaaaaatttattatGGAAAGAACTTGATAAAATATAATCAAGAGCAATAAAATACAACTATGCAATATTACTAAAAGGGTCATTTTGTGGCTGTGAAGTTCGTTCTTCGGGTTGGCCACATAATTTACCACATTTTTCAGGGACTTCTTGCAAAAGCTGGAGCTGAATGAAACACCACCATCTTTTTGTCACATAATGAAATAACCCcatcagggcccagttgttcaaagggtggatgtTCTATTGCCTGACACTGGATATCAGTAGATAACATAACAGGCTTTCATAGTACTtctccagtggatagtgatttatctgtCATACAGAGCTATCCAATCTTTGCACGACTTGGCAAACGTTTGTCCTTATCAAGGACGAAATTTAATGTGCGAGGCTTCTTTCTCATTTGTTTAGCAAACACTTTGATCAATCTCTCTTATAATGAAAAATCTACTTTCCATGGTACTTGAAAATTTGCTTCCCAGATTGGGTAAGTATTCTGGTTCTTTTCCGTCTTTTCACTTTCCAAGTGCTACATTTACTCTCGGGTGGGAACCAGGTGAGTGTTAGTGTCGAGCCCTGAGTTAATGTTACTCGTACATTACTAAACTAACCTCTGACATCTCAATTGACTTGTCAAGGTCAACCACAAATTTGCCTTCGGGATGAACCTATATGCATaggaggagaaaaaaaaaacaacttaaaacAAGTTTTAACATAAAAGTTTCAAAGTTCAGGATTTAAACTTTTTAGAAGCTTCAATTTGATCCCATCACAGAGTCTTTCTTAAGTGCTGGAATTCAATGTTTTATCAAGTGATTTAAATCACGTGAAAAAACCTTCCAGTAGATGGCAGGGAGCTCAAATTCAGTATCCCAGTTGGGACCTGACAATAGATTTCGATGGTCTCCCTTATTGTCCTTTTAAACATATCATCTTCTCTTCCATAGAGTGGCGAGGAGGAGATATCCAGCATGGTCTGAAAGCTTTAGGTGGTCCCTGCCATTGTTGTTCCCAAAAGTTAAAAGAacgaaaaatgaaaggaaattaCTGACCTTGACTAGAACCTTCTTCTTATCCATTGGCTTGACTACCTCACCAACATATGATCCCTGCTCTTGCAAAAGCTGCAGTTCTTCTCTCAACATACGTACTACAAATTCAAATTGACTTGGTGAGAACTGACAATTGGTACGTTTGTAACTTTCAGCCACAAGTGCTATTGGCAAAGTAAGAATGTTTATCACACAAAAATACAGTATCTTGAGACTTTTATTGCTTTAACCTCATTATCATCATGGAATAATCATATTACGAAACTCAGTGCTGAATCCCCACATACTGTACAGATACAATTTACATCTAAATAATATCTTTGATGTAGACAACACAAGATCTTGCAAAATTGCAAGCTCTAAATCTTATACAAGGGtctttttgtcaattttagTACAGACTTAAGGCCCGGCCAAACGGAtccaacatcatccaacattgttgaatccaacattgttggatGATGTTGTACAGTGTTCAACGAGGTGGCCAAACGAACGCAACATGTTGGCTTCTCAGGGCGACTATTTTGGTCTTAATGTCATTAAGATCTATCTCCAGTTCGTTTTCGATCTCTTCATGAGCCCGCTCTCTCTTTTCCCTGACATGATACTCCTTACAAAATACGTCCCACAGACATGGTCTTTCTTCCAGTAGTTCGATAAATCTATCGACCTCCGCGTCATACCATCTTCTCGATTTCCCCGATCTCCCGTTTTCAACAGTTGctttgcttttcctttttctatttGCCGAGAGATCGCTAGTGCGATCTTCGCCAAGTGAATGGAAACTTTCCTCATTCGCCATACCTTATCTTTACAACCACGCGGCAACGCCGGAGCAACTATAAACAGTCGATAATTGCCATGGATACAGATACCCGCAAGTCAGCTTAGTGGGCATGCGCGcgttcaacaatgttgaacaCGGTGGCCAAACGaatgcaacatttttgttcacacctgagaacaaaagaaatgttggatgatgttgaAGACGATGTTTGATGGAAATCAAACTTCGTTCATTATCATCCAACATCATGCAACATCGTGCAACATGGTGGCCAAACGAGTGCAACATGTTGGATTCAACAATGTTGGATGGTGTTGCATCAACATGTTGGATCCGTTTGGCCGGGCCTTTACAGCACATGAATCAAGCTTCTTCACAGGAGTATTCCAAAAATTGTGCTAAGGATGTGCTCGGGTCTACGTATACTATTTACTCCGTCctatcaacaaaaaaaaacaaacaaacccaCCTTTAGCATTCAGTTCATTTCTCTGGGCTTCAAGTCTCCTTAAGttcttgatttcttctgtAACCACCATCTGCATGAAAGACAAGTCATCTGCATTATCAAACACATTTTTGTAATGCTAGTAGAAACAGTGCATCAGTATTGCGTCAATGCATTTCCATGACAAAAGGGTTAAAATTGACAATTTAATACAACCAAAAAATTCCCCTTGATATTGATGCTACTTCTACATTGGTGACCTCAAACAATAATCCTTTCTAAGATATCAAAACCAAGCCAAACACGTTTGCTGGAAGGAATAGGTCCCACCACATCATCAGGTATGTCTCCCATTCCTTTAACAAACTGCGTGTACCTTCTTTACATCCCACATTATCAAAAACACCAAAGGGTTATGAGATGGAGTTTTTGATTTATAGATGCCACCTGAGAAGATTCACCATTTGCGGCTGTCATTAAAGAGACAGAAATTTCTCCCCAGTTATTTAATGACTATGAGTGTTGATCTGGCCAGGGTCCGAAGTTGTGACTTTCCACACATTTTGTTGATGCTCAACCCACTGAGCCAGCTGGGTGCCTTAACGTACACAGTAGTGTAAAAACCCTATATAACCAGAATGAAATCAAATATATGTATTTTGTGGCATATACCTGGAGGGCTTCAATTTTGGTTATGTAATACTGCTGAATTCCTTTATGCTGTTTCACTTCTTCTACTTCCATCTGAAAtgaccaaaaacaataataattattaattattattataaaaaccCTATGTAATTTTATTAATATCCCAGAAAATGGCAGTTCCAACATGGTTGCACCTTATCCCTTACATTTGGGAAAGAAATGATCCGTTATTTATAACATGGTTTTCAAAAGATTACCAACAGATCTGGATTATGCAAGATGCTAGAAACAGCAAGATTGATTTCGAAAAAAACGGTACCTTATGATAATATTGTCTCGTCTGTTTCTATGTTGTGCATAActtacaacttgaaaaagtttttGTGATATTAGGTTAGACGCTTAAGGCCATACACACAAAGAAGTGCTATTTAGCTAAGTAAAAAGAAGAGGAATCCCAATTCCAAGAGTGTGCACATAGCTGGTGGCTAATTGAAGTGGCGAAGTCAACAATTATTAGATCCACTAGCACTATTTATTTGCAACAAGGCTATGGCTTTTTGAACATgcatttgatgaaaaaaagtaaaaacaaaaacattggtGCTTAGTTGATATATTCACAATGGGCCCATTGGCTTGATCATCTTAGTAACATTTAACAATACATTCCATACTCGCAGTCTAAAACTAAGTGCAAATTGAATGTAAAATCAATCAACTACGgttaatgattattattgaagaCGGAAATCTTACTCAAAACAATAAATCTCAAAAGGCACAAAATTAGATGTGAAACTAGACTGGAAGTCAAACGCGACGGGAAGTGAAGACCGAAGAACCGTTGTATGTCAAATTCTTGGCTGGCTGAGATGGGCACTGTGTGTGTAGTTGTCACAGattgctttcaaaatgaaacgATTCGGTGTTGGTTACGgttaaaaaaatgaccaaGCCAATAAAGCAATAACTCTAATCTTCAGTTTACAAAGAATAAAGCATGAGGGCTCGATTCATCGATTGAAGGCGAGTGGTTCATGTCACTTGTGTAGAAACTAAGTCAATATGCAACCTTAACGCAACGTAGGTGTGAtgtttacagttttatttAGTGGTCAAATTTCTTCTCGATTAGATCAGAgaatttattttgataaaaagtCTTCGCTTTATTTTCTTGATCAAAAGATGTCGTCATGTACAACCACATGATtaacttttcaactttttcgcGTCAAAACAGAACTATTTCTACCCTTTACATCCTGTAAGTATTCTCACCTCATCAGTTTTGATTTTCTGTATTCGTCTTGCAGGTTCTTCTTTCTTCACGGTACTTCTCGGACTTGGAAAATGCATTACAGCCGTACCGGCCGCCATGATGGAATGACTTAGAGAAATTTTCACGCCTACCCATGATACTTAGCGAGGGATGGCTAAATCATGAAAGGGGCAATGCATGCCGGGTGAGACCCAGTGCCTAATTTTCCTCCTAGCCGTTGGAGGCATGGAATTAGCAAGTTGGAAAGTAACATGAACGAACATTCCAGATTCGAGCAAATTATTTGCTTTCTGAAAATGTCAGCTGATCTTTCTTGGAGCCAAAGCCCTTCCGAAAACGTAAGGAACTAATTTTCTCATAGTTGCGAACATTTAGGTGatgtttaatttattgttagtCGTTTTTGAAGTGCTTTAATTATGTCATTCAAAACTGGTGAtcgttaattttgtttctcttgaaCAAAATTCGACGTATCTCAGTCAAGAACCTTACATTTGTGCTGTGGTTCGAAGATATCAATTGGGAAACCACAAGTTGGTTATTTCAAACTAGCGGATTGCTAACAGGGTATTATTAAGAGGCCGTCTAAGGGGTTTTGCCGACTGGCGACATGACCTCAAAAACGTTAACAAGGCGACACCGACAGCAGGCAGGAACTGACAAAAAAAGAGCTCCATTTTGTTATGCAATGACCTGACAATGCGACAGCGACATTTTTCTCAAGGAAACAGGCGACAGGCTAGCTAAAAGACAAGCGACAAAGCAAAACCAGGACCCCCCTTGGAAAGCCTCTATTTTCGTTCCGAAAGGCCCGAAAACTGTCGGGGCTTTCGACGAACGCGCGCCCAATTTTCAAGGCGGCTCGTCGCCCAGTGCCCAAGTAATGGCGGGAAATTTTCCCGCCATTTACCAACTTATTGAAACTGCCACATTACAGTCGTCTGTTGCGTTTCctgtttatgtttttttttttttttcgtttttctttcaacgtttgtttctttcaaaacatatAAATGGAATATCAGGGGAATACTTTTATTTCGTTTAGGTCATGATCTGGTTTGAGAAAATGGTAGAAATAACTTTGTACCAACAACAGATTGATGACGTAAAATAATCTCAAACGGTAAGTTGAGagaagttaccaaaaaatcctcttagcatggtaatattttgaataaaggtaagaagatcctatcgagatttaagctctcaagctgaccccgcgagagaaaattgaacttgaagttatccatatttcagttaaaaaggacatttcgcgttagttgtaaacacaataacactcgcctttagcattcttacgaagtttgacattaaatttctcgagaatgcttggggatttcatcgcggggtcacttagagaactgaattacaatgagatgttttaaatagcattcaagaagttatcgtgctgtgagtagatttttagagaaataatttttgcgagtattgctcgaactttgaacggaatccgtcttaagtTTGCTTTATTCTAGACTAAAAGAACAGAAATCTCTAATTCATAACATAATTAGTAtcagtattttttgttttcaaaatttggtttactGGTGTACAGtagttttgtttccttgatAGGGTCCCCAAGCTCTGGCAAATGACTAAAATCATAACCTTtgaaaattaatcatttttaTGGGACAATGTATGCAGTGACACTAAAAATGCACGCTAAAAGTTGTGCATGCCGCTTTCGAActtaattaaaacaaagagactaTTTCAACGCAAACACCCAAATCCACGGAGTTTTTAAATTGAGGAGGACAATagggaagatattttttttacaaatttgcCAACCACCGAACAAAAGAAACCTTTGTTTCGCCATCCAATAAGGCTCTGGTTGGCACATTAATAACAATATGTGTCGTCATCGATATTTTCGGTATAACATCACACTGGGCAACATTGAGCTTCCAAGATGTACGCATGCGCATATCAAATTTCCTAAGCACAGTACCACAAAGAGAGATAATCGCTAGCGGTACTGTAGGACCTGTTACCCGAGCGTTGTGTCTTGAGGTTGTAGTCGAGATTTAGGTTGATAGTTCGCTTGTAAACAGAGTGTTGCTTCTGAGACCTGTCCCCACCGCTGACAGGCAACGAAGGAAACCACTGTCGGACCGTATAATATGTGTGACGGTCTCTTTTCCTGTGGTGCCGTTCAGTTCTTTCTGAATTTACCTTAAATTGGAGGAGAGCGTTAAATCATTTGTGTGCCATGTTGTACATGATGGTTCTTGTCAGTACTAACCGCTTGCTTATTCTGCGCATGCGAGGAGCCCGCTGTCCTTTTGCTCTTGAGGTAcccaatagctgttattacagttgagcccgcggacaaaatttcttttgtttacaactgcatgcaTACGAGGCTgaggggtcaatacaatgggaaatgacccattagcctcgtttatatgtcaagaccgctggtaactgtaataacagctattgttCCAATTCGTTGACAGACGTGACTAATCGAGAAAAACTACCACACGGGCAGCACGTACAGATGAATCATCATTGAAATCATAAAAATGCAAAGTACAGCCCAACTAACGATTCAACACATTTTAGCCAGCATTGTAGGAATAGATTGATGCGATCTTGATTTAGATGAAAAATGATTCCTGAAACCTGAACTTGGTTCATTTTACAATGTGTTCAAATTTTGCAAACGACAGCTTAAAAATGTATCAAAATGTCTGTCGCACGTAAATCACGGATTTTCCCTCCCTACAGCACCTCGCAGTCAGTGGCTTGCTTGGGTCTCGTTTGTCGCCACTGTTATCGCTGCAACAGCAGCATGCCGGTGGCACGTGCCCTTACTCCAGGGTGCATGATTATCATATATCCGAGTGGACGGGTCAACGAAGTAGATGCAGTGGTTGGAGCACCTAATTTGTTCCAAGTTCGATATCTTACTCGACGCCGTTAGTGGGTCTTTTCGTTGGTTGACTTTCTTGGTTCTCTATTGTGTTTCGAGAGGTTTTTCATCCGGGTACCATCTCCGGTATTCGTTTTTCAGCAAAGTGAAACCTATGTATGATCAATCGCAGTGTTGTGCATAAGTTGTCGATTCTTTCTCGAACCTTATTTATTAATTACTTTGTCCGTCGTAGTCGATGGTCATCCTAAGCCGGTAAAATGGCAAAACAGTTAGAACACTGGGACTCGACGGGGATCTGGAGTGAAAAGCTgcttaaaagcaaaaataccTAGAAAACTCAACAGAAACAATGCTAACGAATGATGCTGGCGAGACTTTCGCAATAAGTCGGAGCAAAAGTTGACAGTATTGTGCACAGCGAGAACTTCCTTTTTCAGCAAGGTATTAAGTCAACAGTGTTTATCTTTGAAGTCCAGTCGGGGtccttaaaaataacttgagcaaaaaaaaaaaaaaaatcaatcttCGACATTTAGTTTCACATCGTAAAGAAACTCAGTGTATTTTTTAAAGACTTTAAGCATATTGATAATGAAACACATGTTTAAGTCAACTTTCAgttattttgctaaaaaatcAGATTCACCGtgacaaaaacgaaataagGCGGTATTTTTCCACACAGTTAGGCGACATCCAATGTACGTCGATCAGGCAGCATATAGTTACTTTGGTCTTAAGCTCTCCTGATTTTCGTTTCTAATCACTTGGGTACCATGCTGACGGTACTGATCATGAATtgcctaattttttttcgttgttacACGTAGGACTCAGCATTACAGCCCaggattttttgttttggttacGTTCAGTTTAATTTGTCACCGTGAGAagcttaagttttttttctaattaaCCGCCAACATATAAAAAAAAGCCAAGGGATGCACTTTTTTATAGTTGCTCTTTGGGTTCATAGAAATACGTAACGGCCAAAGCTTAGAGAAATGTGAAAGTGCGATACAAAACGAAGGAGTCCCCGACATCTGCGGAATGTCTCACAAACTACTGAATCGCTAGTTCTAAAATTTTTCAGCCCTGCGGAAATGCGTATTTAACCATTTGCTGTTGACATTGTGGCACAGTCTCCCGCAGTTTTAGCTTTACAATTTCCACAAACACAGTTTATGTTAAGCAAAGAATAATTTTCTAAAGGAAATTATATTACAAACGCGTGTGGCTTGTTTTGTCAATAGATCCAGAgggttttgttctttttcacCCAAAGCTTTCAATTTTACGCAAAATGATGCATTTTGAAGGCTGTGATACCACTGAGGtttgagcaattttttttttttgtcaataaaAACCTGATTGTGATTCCTCAAGGCAAAGTTCATCACAACCACAGATAAAACAGCAGTATGCAATGCAACTGAGCTGGAGATAGATTCCTGGAGGTAAGACGATAAAAAACTAAATGAGAAATTTAGTTAATTAGGGACTCAATATGCATCACCATCAATTGTGCTTTTAGTGCAGAAAGCTCTGGGAAGAAAATTCGCATTGTGCATGCAAGATTGCTTGCATTATGCAGAGCTGGACAAATCGCTAAATTGGTCCATCTTCTCACGTTCGCCGttttattcaatattttgaCGAGCGGGCTGTAATAATTTTGTCTTCAGTCGACTCATGAAAGGTACTAAAATTTAACAGTATTATTAGAGCCccttattttttattgttcaatttttacaGTTGAACCAAAAAGAATATTCAGAGTGACGGTGTACTGACGTTTTATGGCCAGCTTAAACGCCGTTCGGTATTCCTTTTACCCGCTTAGTGGACTAGTTTAATGTCAACCCTTTTGGCAGTTTTAgaagttttttaaaatgtagGTAAAAATGAGTTATTGAGTACGATACGTACAGTTTCATAAACAGTAACCATAAATATGAAACAACTACTTGAAGACAACAAATATGTAGTGTGTGGTTTTTGAGATGTCATGTCTAAAAATTTGTATTTCGCCCACGTACCCTAAAAAACTTTAAgttattttcagcatgttta
It includes:
- the LOC141881818 gene encoding 26S proteasome regulatory subunit 8; the encoded protein is MAAGTAVMHFPSPRSTVKKEEPARRIQKIKTDEMEVEEVKQHKGIQQYYITKIEALQMVVTEEIKNLRRLEAQRNELNAKVRMLREELQLLQEQGSYVGEVVKPMDKKKVLVKVHPEGKFVVDLDKSIEMSEVTPNCRVALRNDSYTLHKILPNKVDPLVSLMMVEKVPDSTYEMVGGLDKQIKEIKEVIELPVKHPELFEALGIDQPKGVLLYGPPGTGKTLLARAVAHHTECTFIRVSGSELVQKFIGEGARMVRELFVMAREHAPSIIFMDEIDSIGSSRLEGGSGGDSEVQRTMLELLNQLDGFEATKNIKVVMATNRIDILDSALLRPGRIDRKIEFPPPNEEARLDILKIHSRKMNLTRGINLRKIAELMPGSSGAEVKGVCTEAGMYALRERRVHVTQEDFEMAVTKVMQKDSEKNMSMKKLWK